The following proteins are co-located in the Malassezia restricta chromosome II, complete sequence genome:
- a CDS encoding solute carrier family 30 (zinc transporter), member 1 — protein sequence MGLDNQAKIIILLGIDIVFFFIEIISGYAVGSLALVADSFHMLNDIMSLVVALYAVRLVKKGGKSPQYSYGWQRAEILGALFNGVFLLALCFSIFMEALERLVAKPQVSNPSTVVIVGSLGLLSNIVGLLLFQGHAHPHSHSHGHDHSHAHAGSDHHHDIESGVVHDHDHDQHDRKHEHDDRTTEFNKNVGDIVGHPARARAFVMNQAHSLGYDNTASKSGDGESQQLLSPQYATNSYGAAGSSSHDHATGTRRLSQADATTEEEVRRHRQSMALNGGHSHGNMNMKGVFLHVLGDAIGNVGVIFVGAFILFTHYSWRHYADPVISFIIACIIFQSALPLVKSASFILLQGVPTTVSLGGVRDSVLRIEGVLSVHDLHVWQLNENKNVASLHIMVDCSGEQTDRYMHIADQVRRTLHIWGIHSSTIQPEFVPGGLNEAAKLSGVAVASKNRFDEHGHLLTPDGHRVKEEIAERDMACLLACQEEECRDAKCCDGAAPNHVKSSSSKTSS from the coding sequence ATGGGGCTGGATAATCAGGCCAAGATTATCATCCTTCTGGGAATTGATATTGttttcttcttcatcgAGATTATCAGCGGTTATGCTGTCGGCTCTCTCGCTCTGGTGGCAGATAGCTTCCACATGCTAAACGATATCATGTCGCTTGTGGTAGCTCTGTACGCTGTGCGCCTCGTAAAGAAAGGCGGAAAGAGTCCGCAGTATTCGTATGGATGGCAGCGCGCGGAAATCCTGGGTGCACTGTTCAACGGTGTGTTCCTTCTGGCTTTGTGCTTCAGCATCTTTATGGAAGCCCTCGAACGCCTTGTCGCCAAGCCCCAGGTGTCAAACCCCAGCACAgtcgtcatcgtcggcTCTTTAGGTCTTTTGTCCAATATTGTCGGACTGCTCCTTTTCCAAGGCCATGCACACCCGCacagccacagccacggTCACGACCACTCACACGCACATGCCGGTTCCGATCACCACCACGATATCGAAAGCGGTGTTGTGCATGATCATGACCATGATCAGCACGACCGCAAGCATGAGCACGATGACAGAACTACCGAGTTCAACAAGAACGTAGGTGACATTGTCGGCCATCCTGCTAGGGCTCGTGCTTTTGTGATGAACCAGGCTCACTCCCTCGGCTACGACAACACGGCATCTAAGAGCGGAGATGGCGAAAGCCAACAGCTCCTTTCGCCTCAATACGCTACGAACTCATATGGTGCTGCAGGATCTTCGTCCCATGACCATGCGACTGGCACACGTCGCCTGTCCCAGGCGGATGCAACGACGGAAGAGGAGgttcgtcgtcatcgccagTCTATGGCGCTGAACGGTGGTCATTCGCATGGCAACATGAACATGAAAGGTGTGTTTTTGCACGTGCTGGGTGATGCCATTGGTAATGTTGGTGTTATTTTTGTCGGTGCTTTTATCCTGTTCACCCACTATTCGTGGCGCCATTATGCGGACCCGGTGATCTCCTTCATCATTGCATGCATCATTTTCCAATCTGCCTTGCCTCTGGTCAAGTCAGCCTCTTTCATTTTGCTCCAGGGAGTGCCAACAACCGTATCACTCGGTGGCGTGCGTGACtcggtgctgcgcatcgaggGAGTGTTGAGTGTGCATGACTTGCACGTCTGGCAACTGAACGAGAACAAAAACGTGGCAAGTTTGCACATTATGGTCGACTGCTCTGGTGAACAAACGGATCGGTACATGCACATTGCTGATCAGGTCCGCCGCACGCTGCACATCTGGGGTATTCATTCTTCCACCATCCAGCCAGAGTTTGTGCCTGGTGGTCTGAACGAAGCGGCTAAACTAAGCGGGGTGGCTGTGGCATCGAAAAACCGATTCGACGAGCATGGCCATTTGTTGACGCCCGATGGCCACCGCGTAAAGGAAGAGATAGCAGAGCGGGATATGGCCTGCTTGCTTGCATGCCAGGAAGAGGAGTGTCGCGACGCCAAGTGTTGTGACGGCGCCGCCCCCAACCATGTGAAATCTTCTTCGTCCAAGACATCTTCATAA
- a CDS encoding RAT1-interacting protein — protein sequence MSRRGGAAWQRAPVHSYVTPRTYAQMVHDTNNSSSPPIISQPPPLAVLGRPTTALPPVSVQQPVLMATFSYDENRSLCFNNSAKRWYKMPPTRENSAQGADLNVGFERYQEKPHVPDPLDSVLYTIMHQSRAGISQEEAVQGKLSVPADSLEHEMLRAQVVTWRGILTKLCTAWSCHVEAPTMFREGFELNVMMLGDTLIMEEVPPTIFQRQNMQSGRPKSRRSQLSSYYGYSFESYCTKSRPGYAQTCGPPGWSGDVNTNVQWGHIVKTKLGHTRIIIGGEVDCVETLDAGTDHEREGVVELKTNLQIQSAEDQNRLDAKMLKMYMQSFLLGVRSIVIGFRDQQGTLLSHSMYRTADLPRMVRGHTAEWNANDNLAFGAAMIDFIRHVVRAETERWFFHFAQRVRRNEHMFGPYAWRVHRSTSAFLAHLPLPALQDAEQEYPVFRIRFEPPFSHVTIRYVPPSELAMDGRRQARCGLVPSDFYTWATEPMAHLLRDEI from the coding sequence ATGTCAAGGCGCGGAGGAGCAGCTTGGCAGAGAGCACCTGTCCACAGTTATGTGACCCCTCGCACGTACGCACAGATGGTACACGACACAAATAATTCATCCTCGCCACCAATTATATCTCAGCCACCCCCGCTTGCCGTTTTAGGACGACCAACAACGGCGTTACCTCCTGTATCTGTTCAACAACCTGTACTAATGGCCACCTTTTCCTACGACGAAAACAGATCCTTATGCTTTAATAATAGTGCGAAGCGCTGGTACAAAATGCCACCAACAAGAGAGAACAGCGCACAGGGTGCTGATCTGAATGTGGGCTTTGAACGCTACCAAGAGAAACCGCACGTGCCAGATCCGTTAGACTCTGTACTCTACACGATTATGCATCAAAGTCGCGCCGGTATATCACAGGAAGAGGCTGTACAAGGCAAGCTAAGTGTACCTGCCGACAGCTTAGAGCACGAGATGTTGCGTGCGCAGGTTGTCACTTGGCGAGGCATTTTGACGAAGCTGTGTACTGCTTGGAGCTGCCATGTAGAGGCTCCCACTATGTTTCGAGAAGGGTTTGAGCTCAACGTGATGATGCTTGGTGATACTCTAATCATGGAAGAGGTGCCCCCTACAATATTCCAGAGGCAGAACATGCAATCAGGCCGGCCTAAGTCGAGACGGTCTCAATTATCCTCGTACTATGGCTACAGTTTTGAGTCTTATTGTACGAAGTCACGCCCAGGTTATGCTCAGACTTGCGGTCCTCCAGGCTGGAGTGGTGACGTGAACACAAACGTGCAATGGGGGCATATCGTGAAGACTAAGCTGGGACATACCCGCATCATAATAGGTGGTGAAGTCGACTGTGTTgagacgctcgacgcggGGACAGACCATGAAAGAGAAGGCGTTGTCGAACTCAAAACAAATCTACAAATTCAGAGTGCAGAGGATCAAAATCGGCTAGATGCCAAGATGCTGAAGATGTACATGCAATCTTTCTTGCTCGGTGTGCGTTCAATCGTGATTGGTTTCCGGGACCAACAAGGAACGCTGCTGTCGCACTCAATGTATCGCACTGCCGATTTGCCACGCATGGTGCGTGGCCATACTGCTGAATGGAATGCCAACGACAACTTGGCGTTTGGTGCAGCCATGATCGACTTTATCCGTCATGTTGTTCGCGCTGAAACTGAGCGTTGGTTTTTCCACTTCGCCCAACGTGTTCGAAGAAACGAGCACATGTTTGGTCCCTATGCGTGGCGGGTGCACCGCTCAACCTCTGCATTTCTGGCACATTTACCACTGCCTGCACTCCAAGATGCTGAGCAAGAATACCCCGTGTTCCGTATCAGGTTTGAACCGCCTTTCTCACATGTGACGATACGCTATGTACCGCCATCTGAATTGGCCATGGATGGTCGCCGTCAAGCTCGTTGCGGACTCGTACCTTCCGACTTTTATACATGGGCCACCGAGCCTATGGCGCATTTGTTACGGGATGAGATATGA
- a CDS encoding transcription initiation factor TFIID subunit 7, translated as MSSSGPPRIRAHFHKPRVRLNFSRNAAGAAVTGDGPKTRPYMQGYDRELDSEDDETGEGMAFEEQLILRVPDGPGEHGELDALRQAIRRRGEYDDVWFKFKDARRAVFHIGRQLYAAKLVDLPCIVESHKTLDNKQMFKIADISQMLLIERPIADEAEATAQSSHKSSNDDYIYPHGITPPMTWVRKRRFRKRVHNRSIDTVEMEVETLLNDDKRADRVEYEFIDPALADQMEQDIAQQKLHAHAERTASDEEHKPEDESRAHAEAEEEEDDDDDDLNVDQDLAAELDAALAREQGAEQNDSASDAGAESTGDSDLEDLWDDDDEDQADGEEDVPKSDKEDDDDDDDGEEEAERRVRESQLEAECREIETLIKRKQHDTESTMNTLIKSRHQQALRKLQVEHESKKRLLGDLKHIRRTRREERAAHARSQQDAHAEASTDPSPTEAS; from the coding sequence atgtcgtccagTGGTCCGCCGCGGATTCGAGCGCATTTTCACAagccgcgcgtgcgcctcaACTTTTCGCGGAATGCGGCGGGTGCGGCTGTGACGGGTGACGGGCCGAAGACGCGGCCGTACATGCAGGGGTACGATCGAGAGCTTGATAGTGAGGACGATGAAACAGGGGAAGGGATGGCGTTTGAAGAGCAGTTGATTCTGCGTGTGCCTGATGGGCCAGGCGAGCACGGCGAGttggatgcgctgcgtcagGCGATTCGGCGGCGTGGTGAGTATGATGACGTGTGGTTCAAGTTCAaggacgcgcgccgcgctgtgTTCCACATCGGCCGGCAGCTGTATGCCGccaagctcgtcgacctgcCATGCATCGTTGAGTCGCACAAGACGCTCGATAACAAGCAGATGTTCAAGATTGCCGACATCTCGCAGATGCTCCTTATCGAGCGTCCGATCGctgacgaggccgaggcgaCGGCCCAGTCGTCCCACAAGAGCTCCAACGACGACTACATATATCCACACGGCATCACGCCACCCATGACGTGGGTGCGAAAGCGCCGCTTCCGCAAGCGCGTGCACAACCGATCGATCGATACGGTAGAGATGGAAgtcgagacgctgctcAACGATGATAAGCGCGCCGACCGTGTCGAGTACGAGTTTATCGATCCGGCACTCGCCGATCAGATGGAGCAGGACATTGCGCAGCAGAagctgcatgcgcacgcggagcgcacggcgtccgACGAAGAGCACAAGCCTGAGGACGAgtcgcgagcgcatgctgaGGCtgaggaggaagaggatgatgacgacgatgaccTGAATGTCGACCAAGATCTAGCGGCcgagctcgatgccgccCTAGCGCGTGAGCAGGGCGCCGAGCAGAACGACTCAGCCAGTGATGCAGGCGCAGAAAGCACAGGTGATAGCGATCTCGAGGACCTATgggacgacgacgacgaagaccAGGCGGATGGCGAAGAAGACGTGCCTAAATCCGACAAggaagacgatgacgacgatgacgacggcgaagaagaagccgagcgccgcgtacgtGAATCACAGCTGGAGGCTGAGTGCCGCGAAATCGAGACGCTCATCAAGCGCAAGCAGCACGACACCGAGAGCACCATGAATACCCTCATCAAGAGCCGACaccagcaggcgctccgcAAGCTGCAAGTCGAGCACGAGTCCAAGAAGCGGCTCTTGGGCGACCTCAAGCATATTCGCCGCACCCGTCGCGAAGAACGCGCGGCCCACGCCCGGTCGCAGCAGGATGCCCACGCGGAAGCATCCACGGACCCATCGCCCACAGAGGCGTCGTAA
- a CDS encoding ubiquitin-conjugating enzyme E2 N, which produces MALPKRIIKETERLIADPAPGIKATPHEDNLRYFDVEMAGPSQSPFEGGTFKLELFLPEDYPMAPPKVRFLTRIYHPNIDKLGRICLDILKDKWSPALQIRTVLLSIQALLSAPNPDDPLSNDVAEHYNTNEKDAIETSRQWTRQYAMK; this is translated from the exons ATGGCATTACCGAAGCGTATTATAAAG GAAACAGAGCGTCTTATAGCAGATCCAGCACCTGGAATCAAGGCAACGCCACATGAAGATAATCTGAGATATTTTGACGTAGAGATGGCAGGACCATCTCAAAGCCCCTTTGAAG GTGGTACATTCAAACTCGAACTTTTTCTTCCTGAAGATTACCCTATGGCTCCTCCGAAGGTCCGCTTCTTAACGCGAATTTATCACCCAAACATCGACAAACTGGGTCGCATTTGCTTAGATATCCTAAAAGACAAATGGTCACCTGCTCTGCAAATCCGGACAGTGTTGCTTTCGATCCAGGCGCTATTGTCTGCACCCAACCCTGATGACCCTCTGTCAAATGATGTGGCTGAGCACTACAATACGAACGAGAAAGATGCAATCGAAACGAGT
- a CDS encoding elongation factor 1-alpha, producing MGKEKQHVNLVVIGHVDSGKSTTTGHLIYKCGGIDKRTVEKFEKEAAELGKGSFKYAWVLDKLKAERERGITIDIALWRFETPKYNVTVIDAPGHRDFIKNMITGTSQADCAILIIAGGTGEFEAGISKDGQTREHALLSFTLGVRQLIVAVNKMDSTGYSEERFNEIVREVSNFVKKVGYNPKTVAFVPISGWNGDNMIEATTNMPWYKGWEKETKSGKVTGKTLVDAIDAIEPPTRPTDKPLRLPLQDVYKIGGIGTVPVGRVETGVIKPGMVVTFAPSNVTTEVKSVEMHHESLAEGLPGDNVGFNVKNVSVKDIRRGNVASDSKNDPAQESASFNAQVIVMNHPGQISNGYSPVLDCHTAHIACRFNNILQKIDRRSGKVLEENPKFIKSGDAAMVEMIPTKPMCVESFNEYPPLGRFAVRDMRQTVAVGVVKTVEKSSGKGGKVTKAAEKASKKK from the coding sequence ATGGGAAAGGAGAAGCAGCACGTTAACCTGGTCGTCATTGGTCACGTCGACTCTGGTAAGTCGACGACCACTGGTCACCTTATCTACAAGTGCGGTGGTATCGACAAGCGTACGGTCGAGAAGTTCGAGAAGGAGGCCGCTGAGCTCGGTAAGGGTTCGTTCAAGTACGCTTGGGTGCTTGACAAGCTCAAggccgagcgtgagcgTGGTATCACCATCGACATTGCCCTGTGGCGCTTCGAGACCCCCAAGTACAACGTTACGGTCATTGACGCCCCTGGTCACCGTGACTTCATTAAGAACATGATCACGGGTACCTCGCAGGCTGACTGCGCCATCCTCATCATCGCTGGTGGTACCGGTGAGTTCGAGGCTGGTATCTCGAAGGACGGTCAGACGCGTGAGCACGCTCTGCTTTCGTTCACGCTCGGTGTGCGTCAGCTCATTGTTGCCGTGAACAAGATGGACAGCACTGGCTACTCGGAGGAGCGCTTCAACGAAATTGTTCGTGAGGTGTCGAACTTCGTCAAGAAGGTTGGTTACAACCCCAAGACGGTTGCCTTCGTGCCTATCTCGGGTTGGAACGGTGACAACATGATTGAGGCCACCACCAACATGCCTTGGTACAAGGGCTGGGAGAAGGAGACCAAGTCCGGCAAGGTCACTGGTAAGACGCTCGTTGACGCCATTGACGCCATTGAGCCCCCTACGCGCCCTACCGACAAGCCTCTCCGTCTCCCTCTCCAGGATGTGTACAAGATCGGTGGTATCGGTACTGTCCCTGTGGGTCGTGTCGAGACTGGTGTGATCAAGCCCGGTATGGTCGTTACGTTCGCTCCCTCGAACGTCACTACTGAAGTTAAGTCGGTTGAGATGCACCACGAGTCGCTCGCTGAGGGTCTGCCCGGTGACAACGTTGGTTTCAACGTGAAGAACGTGTCGGTTAAGGACATTCGCCGTGGTAACGTGGCTTCGGACTCGAAGAACGACCCCGCTCAGGAGTCCGCCTCGTTCAACGCTCAGGTCATTGTGATGAACCACCCTGGTCAGATCAGCAACGGTTACTCGCCTGTGCTTGACTGCCACACGGCTCACATTGCCTGCCGTTTCAACAATATCCTGCAGAAGATCGACCGTCGTTCGGGTAAGGTGCTCGAAGAGAACCCCAAGTTCATCAAGTCGGGTGACGCCGCCATGGTTGAGATGATCCCCACCAAGCCCATGTGCGTTGAGTCGTTCAACGAGTACCCTCCTCTTGGTCGTTTCGCTGTCCGTGACATGCGTCAAACCGTCGCTGTCGGTGTGGTGAAGACGGTTGAGAAGTCGTCTGGCAAGGGTGGCAAGGTCACCAAGGCTGCCGAGAAGGCCTCGAAGAAGAAGTAA
- a CDS encoding Wiskott-Aldrich syndrome protein has product MPPSVFSSSEKTLIKSVFPSSSYKIITVSPARIYAAYPTPDRWYYLGVEGALAFVRDAKNTFHFKLVDLASTGTISWDHELYDDFYFYEDKPYFHTFAGDHCMLGLCYADESSAEQMYKKVSNRSKYMKSSSGLSGFGLAKKLTNFMSSSSSDDRKSKSHVSEDTKLEAGLVAQLSNMGVSESDIRSNEGFIRDFLGHGAGNAASAAEGYTGRLPPPITDTLSMRHAPPPPPSAASTSSSAAVPRLPTRNVSSTAVPPPTPPISTRPSLPPAPPARPSAGTSTAPPPPPPPPVGGRIPPAVPSRPSLGGRGPPPPPPTRPSAVVGVPPAPPAPPAPPAPPAPPAPPAPPAPPTPSAPPAPPAPPAPSCAPSGVSGLPPPQPGRDALLASIQGKSVKDLKKTDSSVPSPIPTGGSPQSSTNTGTNGGGMDLASALSSALNKRKDNMGRSDGEESDDDW; this is encoded by the coding sequence ATGCCTCCTTCCGTTTTCTCTTCAAGTGAAAAGACATTAATCAAGTCCGTGTTCCCCTCCTCATCATACAAAATTATCACGGTTTCGCCCGCTCGTATCTATGCGGCTTATCCGACACCTGACCGATGGTATTACCTTGGCGTAGAAGGGGCACTAGCATTCGTAAGAGACGCGAAAAATACATTTCATTTCAAACTGGTTGATCTTGCATCAACAGGCACTATATCTTGGGATCACGAATTGTATGATGACTTTTACTTCTATGAAGACAAACCGTACTTCCACACATTTGCAGGGGACCATTGCATGCTCGGACTGTGTTATGCAGACGAATCAAGCGCAGAGCAAATGTATAAGAAAGTTTCTAATCGTTCTAAATATATGAAGTCTTCTTCTGGCTTGTCTGGATTCGGTCTTGCAAAAAAGCTGACCAATTTTATGAGCTCGTCCTCATCTGACGACAGAAAAAGCAAATCTCATGTCTCAGAAGATACCAAATTGGAAGCAGGTCTAGTCGCTCAGCTGAGTAACATGGGTGTTTCCGAATCAGATATTCGAAGCAACGAAGGATTTATTCGAGACTTTTTGGGCCATGGAGCTGGGAATGCAGCCTCGGCAGCTGAGGGATACACCGGAAGACTTCCCCCGCCTATCACCGATACGCTTTCTatgcgccatgcaccacCTCCGCCCCCATCTGCAGCGTCTACGAGTTCCTCAGCTGCTGTACCAAGACTTCCGACGCGTAATGTGTCCAGTACAGCGGTCCCTCCTCCAACTCCGCCCATCAGCACTCGTCCCTCTTTGCCtcctgcaccgcctgcaCGTCCGAGTGCTGGGACAAGTACAgctccgccgccgccaccaccaccgccagTTGGCGGACGCATTCCTCCTGCTGTCCCATCTCGTCCTTCTTTAGGGGGACGTGGTCCACCGCCCCCTCCGCCTACGCGTCCTTCCGCAGTTGTTGGGGTaccaccagcaccaccagcaccaccagcgccaccagcgccaccagcaccaccagcaccaccagcgccaccagcaccaccaaCGCCATcagcaccaccagcaccaccagcaccaccagcaccatCTTGTGCTCCTAGTGGTGTGTCTGGGCTTCCACCTCCTCAGCCTGGTCGCGATGCATTGCTTGCTAGTATTCAAGGAAAGAGTGTGAAGGACCTGAAAAAGACGGACTCTTCCGTACCGTCACCCATACCCACAGGTGGTTCACCTCAATCTTCTACGAACACAGGCACAAATGGCGGTGGAATGGATCTTGCTAGTGCCTTATCTTCGGCTCTGAACAAGCGCAAAGACAACATGGGTAGATCGGATGGAGAAGAGAGCGATGATGATTGGTGA
- a CDS encoding nucleoside-diphosphate kinase: protein MFVRAAAMTSALRGAARAFTTASAAPVSRAVPLTVAATVGVAGLSLYSLPSVQLEGPRTIAGEYQTANERSFIMIKPDGVSRQIVGKIVDRFESRGYKLVAIKSVVPSEQLAKEHYSDLASRPFFPSLVKYITQGTPVIAMVWEGKDVIRQGRRMVGATKPLEADPGSIRGQYAVSVGRNIIHASDGFDSATKEIGLWFNESELASYEPCTWGQIMADN from the coding sequence ATGTTTGTCCGTGCTGCCGCTATGACGAGCGCTCTGCGTGGTGCCGCGCGTGCCTTCACGACGGCATCCGCTGCACCAGTGTCGCGTGCTGTGCCCCTCACGGTGGCCGCCACCGTGGGCGTCGCTGGCCTCTCGCTGTACTCGCTCCCGAgtgtgcagctcgagggACCCCGCACGATTGCCGGTGAGTACCAAACGGCGAACGAGCGCAGCTTTATTATGATCAAGCCGGATGGCGTGAGCCGTCAGATCGTCGGTAAGATCGTGGACCGCTTCGAGTCGCGTGGCTACAAGCTGGTCGCCATCAAGTCGGTCGTGCCGTcggagcagctcgccaaggAGCACTACTCCGACCTGGCTTCGCGCCCCTTCTTCCCCTCGCTTGTGAAGTACATCACGCAGGGCACGCCTGTGATCGCGATGGTGTGGGAAGGCAAGGACGTGATCCGCCAGGGCCGCCGTATGGTCGGTGCCACCAAGCCCCTGGAGGCTGACCCCGGCTCGATTCGCGGTCAGTACGCCGTGAGTGTGGGTCGCAACATTATCCATGCCTCGGACGGTTTTGACTCGGCTACAAAGGAGATTGGTCTGTGGTTCAACGAATCCGAACTGGCGTCGTACGAGCCGTGCACGTGGGGTCAGATCATGGCCGACAACTAA
- a CDS encoding DNA-directed RNA polymerase III subunit RPC5, with protein sequence MAQDEAAAAEPVVSLPVYVSASVPPSSRLELFQYPLYARGRPLPVPATAAQRGQRVTSRWRPHANRVEMEIPLDMRETVYNHDRGMEWAENSASMGVIPTPGESTVKQEDRAMDAPSRFDRMRLESHAVPNATHYMVGTVRDGELHLVPLDAVLQLRPSMQHVDLMSQAEDQNRRMPTSDDEGDAQDARRAHVVPLNVSMRTEAQARTALTPRFGAQASSGLATQRDAEAERWVDLRFSEAQGADQLLAQQREPLACTTHIRDLF encoded by the coding sequence ATGGCACaagacgaggcggcggcggccgaACCCGTCGTGTCGTTGCCTGTCTATGTATCGGCATCGGTGCCGCCTAGCTCGCGCCTGGAACTTTTTCAATACCCATTGTACGCGCGCGGTCGTCCGCTTCCTGTGCctgcgacggccgcgcAGCGTGGTCAGCGTGTGACGAGTCGGTGGCGGCCGCATGCCAACCGCGTCGAGATGGAGATTCCATTGGATATGCGCGAGACTGTGTACAACCATGATCGCGGCATGGAGTGGGCTGAGAACTCTGCGAGTATGGGTGTAATTCCGACGCCTGGCGAGTCGACCGTGAAGCAGGAAGACCGTGCCATGgatgcgccgtcgcggTTTGACCGTATGCGCCTCGAAAGTCATGCTGTGCCGAACGCCACGCATTATATGGTAGGCACAGTGCGGGATGGTGAGCTGCATCTTGTGCCGCTTGATGCGGTACTGCAGCTGCGTCCGTCGATGCAACATGTGGACTTGATGAGTCAGGCCGAGGACCAGAACCGACGCATGCCGACGTCAGACGATGAGGGCGATGCCCAggacgcacgccgcgctcatgTGGTTCCGCTGAATGTATCTATGCGCACGGAAGCCCAagcgcgcacggcgctgaCACCGCGCTTTGGTGCACAGGCCTCGTCTGGGCTAGCGACACAGCGagatgccgaggcggagcgGTGGGTCGACTTGCGCTTCAGCGAGGCGCAAGGAGCAGATCAGCTgctggctcagcagcgcgagccgCTCGCGTGTACGACGCACATTCGCGACCTCTTCTAG